The nucleotide window TGATTCAGCTTTTTCTGTTGATGCTTGGGCTGGTGCTGATTATTAGAAGCGCCGATATCCTTGTTGATTCCGCAGCAAAGCTCGCGCGGCGGTACGGCGTGTCCACCTTCATTATCGGCATTTCTGTTATTGCCTTCGGCACGAGCGCGCCGGAGCTGGCCGTTGGCATCGTGTCGGGCATTTCGCACACCAATCAGCTGACGCTTGGTGACGTGCTCGGCAGCAACATTGCCAACATGGCGCTGATTGCCGGTCTGGCGGCTGTTATCTTCCCTATTCGTGTTCATGATTCAGCCGTCAGGCGCGAAATCCCTGTTTTGATTGCCGTTTCGATTTTGCTCGCCGCGCTGATTTTGACAGACGGGCGGCTGTCAAGAACCGAGGGGATTCTTTTACTGGCGGCATTTGGCGTTTATATCTTCTTCATCGCCCGTGACGCTAAAAAATCGATGCAAATTCACATCGACGCCGAGGGAGATATCGACACCGACGGCGACGGCAACAATCTCCCGCCTGAGCCTGCCTCTGCCGGTAATCAGAGCATCGTGCCGAAGCTTTGGATTTTTTCACTGCTGTCATTATGCGGCCTCTTTATCGGTGGCAAGCTGACGGTGGACAGCAGCACGCACCTTGCCGAATTTCTCGGTCTGAACCAGACGCTGATCGGTCTGACTGTCGTTGCTATAGCGACGTCAATGCCGGAGCTTATCACAAGCATTGTGGCCGCGCGCAAAAAAGAGCCCGACATTGTTTTGGGCAACTGCGTCGGCAGCAACATACTCAATATTCTGCTCGTACTGGGCCTGTCCGGCACCATCTCCCCGATCGCTGTACCGGGGAGCCTTGTATTTGATTTTGGGGTTATTCTCTTTCTGACGCTTACCGTTTTTGCCGTTGCCGCGCTGAAAAAAACGCTCCGGCGCTTGACGGGTATTTTTCTGGTGACGGGCTATTTCGCTTACATTGCCGTGAAAGTGATTGGCGCGCTGGGATAAGACGCGGACAGCCAATGGCCGTCCCTACGGCAAGGCAACGAGCGTGAGCGTCGCGCGAGCGGCCGGACGGCCAATGGCCGTCCCTACGGCAAGGCAACGAGCGTCTGCGGCGCGAGCGGCCGGACGGCCATTGGCCGTCCCTACGGCAAGGCAATAAGCGTGTGCGGCAGGCGGGGCGGCCGGACGGCCAATGGCCGTCCCTACGGCAAGGCAACGAGCGTCTGCGTCGCCTATTTGCGCATCCCATATTCCGATATGGGGTATGGGGCGAAGCCCCATTCCTTTATTGGGTGGCGGGTGGGATTTGAAATCCTGACACGGATTCGAAATATTCCGAGCAGCAGCCACGAAAGAATGTATTGACAAGCAAATACTGTTCTGATAATATGATTGAGCGTTCCAAAGACAGCAGGTGGATTCGTCCGTAAGTCCTGCCGAGGACAGCGACAAGTTTTTGTTTGCTCTATGTCCTTTTGCCTTTGGCATAAGGGCATTTTTTATTTGGACGCGGATTTGACTATCCGGAGGTGAAAAATACATGCCAAACGACAAGGTACTCAGCGAGAAAAAGGCCGTGGTTGAAGCACTGACCGAAAAGCTCAAGGGTGCGGCCGGTGTGCTCGTCGATTACTCGGGCATCACCGTTTCCGAGGACACGGAAATGCGCCGTGCGATGCGCAACGCCAATGTCGACTACGCCGTTGTTAAGAACACGCTTACACGCTTTGCCGCCAAGAATGTCGGTTTCGATGGTCTTGACCCGTTCCTTAACGGCACAACGGCCCTGGCCGTCTCGGCGGACGACCCCGTCGCCCCCGCCAAAATTCTCAGCGAATACGCGGGCAAGCCCAACAGCAAGATTTCCATTAAAGCCGGTTTTGTGAACGGCAAGCTCATTTCGGCTGCCGAGGTTACCGCGCTGGCGGAGCTGCCGCCGAAGGAGGTTCTCGTCGCTCAGGTGCTTGGAACAATGATCGCACCGGTCAGCGGCCTTGCAACCGTCTTAAACGCGAACATCCGCGGTCTTGCCGTCGCCCTGCAGGCGATTGCCGATCAAAAATCAGCGTAACCACACCCCGCGCCGGTTGCAGCCGCAGCCGGAATATTTAAATTAATTATTATTTGGAGGACATAAAAATGGCCAGTGAAAAAGTTACCGCTCTTGTTGAAGAAGTCAAGAAGCTCACCGTTCTGGAGCTCTCTGAGCTCGTACACGCCCTTGAGGATGAATTCGGTGTTTCCGCCGCCGCGCCCGCTGCCGTTGCTGTTGCCGCCGCGCCGACTGCCGCTGCCGCTGCCGTTGAAGAGCAGACCGAGTTTGACGTCGTTATGACTGATTTCGGTGCCGAGAAGATTAAGGTTATCAAGGAAGTCCGCGCCATCACCGGTCTCGGCCTTGCCGAGGCGAAGGCCCTTGTCGAAGGCGTTCCCGCGAAGATCAAGGAAGGCGTCAACAAGGAAGAAGCCGAGACGCTCAAAAAGCAGCTTGAGGATGTTGGCGCGAAAGTCGAAGTTAAGTAAGACAGTTAAAACCGTCATGTCAAATACCGGGCTTTATGCCCGGTATTTTTCTGTCAGCCTGCCCCCCGCCTTGCAGCAAGCATGCAAAAAAGAGCGCATGACCGGAATACGTCATGCGCTCTTCATTGCTTTGAAGGTCGGCGTGGTGTGCCGCTGTTTTTTCTCTTACCGTCATGATACACGACAGCTATGCCGTGGTCAAGCCTTGTCCCGGTTCCGTAATATTACGGTAACAATCGCTATTTGGCGAAAGCGAAGAAAATCGTTTTTTTCGCGTCGCTTGTGGTGAGGGCATTCTCCCAGGCTTTTTCATCCTGATCGCGCCGTGCCGCTTCGGCAAGCACGTCACTGTATTGACGGCCGTTGCCCGAGAAGTAGAGGAGGTATACAGTGCCATCAGCCGTTGTCAGCATCGTATGGTCACCCGACTTGCGCGAGGCGTTGTAAAGCCAGGCATTTACCTCGTCCGGCGCGACATTTTTCGCGATATTCTCCTGCAGCTTGCTGCTTGCTGTATCTATCTGGTCCTGATAGGTCGTGGCAAGCTCTGTGAGCTTATCCCCAGAGGCGCCGGCCGCCGTCCACGCGTCATTGATCGCCGAGGCCGTGTTGGCCGCCGTTTGCTTAGCATCGGAAGCGGCTTTGTCGGCAGCGGCCTGGTCGGCTGTGTCGAGGGATGACGTGTCGACCGGTTTGACAACGATTTGATTGTAGGTGACGGTTGCGTAA belongs to Oscillospiraceae bacterium CM and includes:
- a CDS encoding calcium/sodium antiporter, which encodes MLIQLFLLMLGLVLIIRSADILVDSAAKLARRYGVSTFIIGISVIAFGTSAPELAVGIVSGISHTNQLTLGDVLGSNIANMALIAGLAAVIFPIRVHDSAVRREIPVLIAVSILLAALILTDGRLSRTEGILLLAAFGVYIFFIARDAKKSMQIHIDAEGDIDTDGDGNNLPPEPASAGNQSIVPKLWIFSLLSLCGLFIGGKLTVDSSTHLAEFLGLNQTLIGLTVVAIATSMPELITSIVAARKKEPDIVLGNCVGSNILNILLVLGLSGTISPIAVPGSLVFDFGVILFLTLTVFAVAALKKTLRRLTGIFLVTGYFAYIAVKVIGALG
- a CDS encoding 50S ribosomal protein L10; this translates as MPNDKVLSEKKAVVEALTEKLKGAAGVLVDYSGITVSEDTEMRRAMRNANVDYAVVKNTLTRFAAKNVGFDGLDPFLNGTTALAVSADDPVAPAKILSEYAGKPNSKISIKAGFVNGKLISAAEVTALAELPPKEVLVAQVLGTMIAPVSGLATVLNANIRGLAVALQAIADQKSA
- the rplL gene encoding 50S ribosomal protein L7/L12, with the translated sequence MASEKVTALVEEVKKLTVLELSELVHALEDEFGVSAAAPAAVAVAAAPTAAAAAVEEQTEFDVVMTDFGAEKIKVIKEVRAITGLGLAEAKALVEGVPAKIKEGVNKEEAETLKKQLEDVGAKVEVK